TTTCGACGACGAGTTTCGCCGAAGACATGCATAGCTTGCCGCCGCCGGATTTCGACGGGCTGCCGCTCGAGAAATATTTTGTCCCGACGAAGATTCTGCCGTACCTGGCGACGCGGGGCTGTTATTGGGGGCGCTGTGAGTTTTGCGATCACGGCGAAGGCTACACGGCCGGCTACCGATCCAAGAAGATTCAAGACGTGTTGGCGGAGATCACGTACCTGCGCGACAAGTACGGAGCCCGGCATTTTCACTTCACCGATGAGTCCTATCCGCCCGCCCTGTTTCGCAAGTTGGCGCGCGGCCTGATCGAGACCAACATGGGGATCGTCTGGACGACCCACATGCGATTCGAGAAGAGTTTGCTGGAGGATCAGGTCTGGCAGGATGCGAAGGAGTCCGGCTGTAAGTATCTCCACTTCGGCTACGAGTCGGGCAACGAACGGGTGCTGAAGCTGATGGACAAGGCCACCACGACGGCCATCATGACCGAGCATCTCAAACGCACGGCGGAAGCCGGCATCTGGAATCACTGTATGGGCTTCTTCGGCTTTCCCGGTGAGACGCGCGAGGAGGCTTGGTCCTCGGTGCAGTTCCTGGAGCAGAACAAGGACTACGTCCATTCGCTGGGTTTCGGCACGTTCGATCTGGGCCGGCACAATCCCGTGGCAAAGAATCCGGAGAAATTTGGCGTCACCGCCTACAAGAATCCGGAATGGGACCTGGCGCTGGACTATTACTTCACGGTGAAGCAGGGCTTGAGCATCGAAGAGGCGGAGCGCGTGTTCGAAGAGTTCGAGCGGAACCACAACCCTGGTTGGGATCTGCGACTGTTCATACGCGAATATATCTTCCTCTACATCGCGCGCTTCGGGTTGCAGAAGTTGCCGGATCTACAGTATCGGTCTGCCAAGATTGCCGGGGCATCGCCGACGCTGGCGGGGAAGATGTAATGGTCAGGACGTTGAAAAAGGTTCCCCGTCACGCTCTCGAATCCTTTCGCTCGCTGCGGCTTTGCCGGAGATCCTTTTTGAATGTCCTCAAGGAAAATCAAGCAGGTGACCGACCATGAGTAGCAGTGGTCTCGTCCAGATCGATGGCCTGACGCCGATCAAGAAAGAAGATCGGAAGCAGTCAAAGGTCATGTTACTGTTCCCGCCCGAGTGGGTGCCGACGGCGCCGTACTTGGCCTTGCCGATGTTGACGGCCGTGTTGCGCGAAGCCGGACATACCGTGGTGCAGCGCGATATCAACATCGAGATGTACGACCACTTCTTCAGCATGGAATTTTTGATCTGGGTGAAGGGCCGCCTGGGCATGCATCTCAAGCCGCTCCAGGACAAGGAGAAGGCCGGGACGCTGACCGACCAGGAAGCCAGTCAGAAAGCGGTGCTGGAAGATGCCTACGCCGTGGATGTCTTCGACCTCGCGGAGCGGGCCGAAGATGCCAAACTGGTCGTGCGCGGTGAGCGGTTCTACGATGCGGAGAAGCTGGAGCGCGCGCTCAATACGTTCCGCGAAGCGATGCAATATATCTCCGCCGCCTACTATCCGGCCTCGCTCGTGTTTTATCCGATGGAAAGCAATTTGGGTTACAGGCCAGGCGTGTCGAAGGAAGTGTTCGCCTGCCTCGACGATGAACAGGTGAATGTCTATCGCGACATCTGCAATCAACTGGTGCTGCCCAGCGTGAGCAAGGAAAAGCCGGCGGTGATCGGCATCTCCATCGGCACGCAAATGCAGCTGATGGCCGGCCTCACGTTCTGCAAGATGATCAAGGAGAGTTTTCCGGAGATTCGCGTCGTCGTCGGTGGCAATGTCGTTACGCGGCTGCAGGAAGAATGGGCGCACCATGAGCGGTTCTTCACCGAGGTGTTCGATGCGGCGATTTTGTACGAGGGCGAACATGCGCTGCTCTGGTACCTGGAGGCCGTCAACGGCCAGCGAGCGATGGAGCAGGTGCCCAATCTGATGTATCGCGATGCAGAGGGCGTGAAGCAGAGCAAGGAAGTCTACACGGAGAAAACGTCGGCCCTGCCGCTGCCGGATTTCGACGGCTTGCCGCTGGACCGTTATTTCGTTCCTGAGCGAATCATTCCGTACCTGGCCACGCGTGGCTGCTACTGGGGCCGGTGCACGTTCTGCGATCACGGGCAGGGCTACTTCGATCAGTACCGCGGGATGAGCGCACAGCATGTGGTGGATCAAGTGACGGCGTTGCGGGATAAATACAATTGCCGCCACTTCCTGTTTTCGGACGAATCCTATCCGCCAGCGCTCTTTAAGAAGGTGTCGCAGTTGCTCGTGGATCGGAACGTCGGCATCAAGTGGACGACGTTGATCCGCTTCGAGGAGACCTTGCAGGATCAGGCGATTTGGGACCTCGCGGCGAAGGCCGGCTGCTGCACGTTGTACTACGGTATGGAGTCGGCGAACGAGCGCGTGTTGAATCTCATGGACAAACATGCGCGGAAGAGCGTGATCCAGAACAATCTACATCAGGCAGCGAAGGCGGGCATCTGGAACCACGTGATGGCGTTTTACGGGTTCCCGGGCGAGACGCGCGACGAGGCGCTGGAGACGCGGCAGTTCGTCATCGACAATCAGCCGGTGATCCATTCGGTCGAGCTCTTTTATTTCGTGGCCTACCGCCACACGCCGATGGTGCGTAAT
Above is a genomic segment from Nitrospira defluvii containing:
- a CDS encoding B12-binding domain-containing radical SAM protein, which gives rise to MSSSGLVQIDGLTPIKKEDRKQSKVMLLFPPEWVPTAPYLALPMLTAVLREAGHTVVQRDINIEMYDHFFSMEFLIWVKGRLGMHLKPLQDKEKAGTLTDQEASQKAVLEDAYAVDVFDLAERAEDAKLVVRGERFYDAEKLERALNTFREAMQYISAAYYPASLVFYPMESNLGYRPGVSKEVFACLDDEQVNVYRDICNQLVLPSVSKEKPAVIGISIGTQMQLMAGLTFCKMIKESFPEIRVVVGGNVVTRLQEEWAHHERFFTEVFDAAILYEGEHALLWYLEAVNGQRAMEQVPNLMYRDAEGVKQSKEVYTEKTSALPLPDFDGLPLDRYFVPERIIPYLATRGCYWGRCTFCDHGQGYFDQYRGMSAQHVVDQVTALRDKYNCRHFLFSDESYPPALFKKVSQLLVDRNVGIKWTTLIRFEETLQDQAIWDLAAKAGCCTLYYGMESANERVLNLMDKHARKSVIQNNLHQAAKAGIWNHVMAFYGFPGETRDEALETRQFVIDNQPVIHSVELFYFVAYRHTPMVRNPEKFGITIHKQEEYDLPLDYYYTLNEPVGISCLDAMQLCEDFYKNDFQPWAVRVNSREHVFLYISKFGTNKLPQIYAATKDGATTEGVSGLVTWPVAMGEGDEGKEGMSRVVSHGLG
- a CDS encoding B12-binding domain-containing radical SAM protein translates to MRVEYTKGERASRELIMLQRKSSEAAAGRKMKVMLIFPPDWFPSEPYLSLPSLTAVLRQAGHQVVQKDINLEMWDWYFSEDFLKKVLRKVPQQLDRLRKLAKKRELEDWEQDLQLQLCEVSRQRIDELIKKAEKAKSIIRGEIFYEIDQLEWAIQVFREVTAVISLVYAPARICMPPMETNLSYKVFVSSEVIEAVNDTQVNIYRDVFEQLAKPAIEAEQPDVIGISIVLQQQMFSSMTFCALIKQHFPHIHVTIGGNTVTRLRDVLPQSPLFQYFDSAVVYEGETAFVQLVSAVGAKQSLADVPNTIYKDATGVHVSTTSFAEDMHSLPPPDFDGLPLEKYFVPTKILPYLATRGCYWGRCEFCDHGEGYTAGYRSKKIQDVLAEITYLRDKYGARHFHFTDESYPPALFRKLARGLIETNMGIVWTTHMRFEKSLLEDQVWQDAKESGCKYLHFGYESGNERVLKLMDKATTTAIMTEHLKRTAEAGIWNHCMGFFGFPGETREEAWSSVQFLEQNKDYVHSLGFGTFDLGRHNPVAKNPEKFGVTAYKNPEWDLALDYYFTVKQGLSIEEAERVFEEFERNHNPGWDLRLFIREYIFLYIARFGLQKLPDLQYRSAKIAGASPTLAGKM